In Frondihabitans sp. PAMC 28766, the following proteins share a genomic window:
- a CDS encoding replication protein RepA, translating to MSDTDDSTPGTELASRYEDIPIEAAGFGAVGSSAMPEMSRGKVDRLNFAGNREMTEKIDYNVGFSARVWAQVTLPYNDPGDQSFWVRRNGPITLRVRPAAMSTPDGRDINAYPFGILPRHIMTWMASEAYRTNSPELELGASMNAFMEKLGVTAGGKNRARLRDQMQRVFGSQLSVEGIAFGEAGAGYGVAQKYFQIADEVQLWFSEREDLTMEGLWSSKVRLSTPFYDSIKAHPIPVDLDALRVLGSAPLRIDIYIWLGYRLWSLERPTRIKWSDLYVQFGSQTKRERDFKIQFLKALIEIKIVFPALRYEYDQNFFVLFPGPTPVPTTTAKRILKV from the coding sequence ATGAGCGACACCGACGACAGTACTCCCGGCACCGAACTGGCCAGCAGGTACGAGGACATTCCCATAGAGGCGGCCGGGTTTGGCGCTGTCGGGTCGTCGGCAATGCCCGAGATGTCACGGGGGAAGGTGGACCGGCTGAACTTCGCCGGCAACCGCGAGATGACAGAGAAGATCGACTACAACGTGGGCTTCTCCGCGCGCGTCTGGGCCCAAGTGACCCTGCCCTACAACGACCCGGGCGATCAGAGCTTCTGGGTCCGCCGCAACGGACCGATCACGCTCCGCGTGCGACCCGCAGCCATGTCGACGCCAGACGGACGCGACATCAACGCCTACCCGTTCGGGATCCTGCCCCGCCACATCATGACGTGGATGGCATCCGAGGCCTACCGCACGAATTCACCGGAGCTCGAGCTGGGTGCCTCCATGAACGCGTTCATGGAGAAGCTGGGGGTCACCGCGGGAGGGAAGAATCGCGCCCGCCTCCGCGACCAGATGCAGCGCGTTTTCGGTTCGCAGCTGTCAGTCGAAGGCATCGCGTTCGGCGAGGCGGGTGCCGGCTACGGAGTCGCGCAGAAGTACTTCCAGATCGCCGACGAGGTACAGCTTTGGTTCAGTGAGCGGGAGGACCTGACCATGGAGGGGCTCTGGTCCTCGAAGGTGAGGCTTTCGACGCCGTTCTACGACTCGATCAAGGCGCATCCCATCCCCGTTGATCTGGATGCTCTTCGCGTTCTTGGTTCGGCGCCCCTCCGAATCGACATTTACATCTGGCTCGGCTACCGGCTGTGGTCCCTCGAGCGGCCGACCCGGATCAAGTGGTCGGACCTCTACGTGCAGTTCGGATCGCAGACCAAGCGGGAACGCGATTTCAAGATCCAGTTCCTGAAGGCTCTCATCGAGATCAAAATCGTGTTCCCCGCGCTTCGCTACGAATACGACCAGAACTTCTTCGTCCTGTTCCCGGGCCCGACTCCCGTCCCCACGACAACCGCCAAGCGCATCCTCAAGGTCTGA
- a CDS encoding ParA family protein, translating to MHCPGYPRCPDYPVSLGRVIHLILERHMAEPFERINLQRVIAVINGKGGVGKTTLTANIGGMLAASGWRTLVVDLDHQGNLGLDLGYSGTAIDDDGQALSKALTYPDDLAHPASNVRPNLDVLVGGRFIENAAATLVSQSTRGGDSLQQARLSLARVLDRIAGEYDVILLDCPPGNDIIQSAAVAAARYILIPAKTEDASRKGLKLTAERLDQVIDLNPDLDLLGVVLFASGASASRVRADFAAKVVADLGGEAARDVVFENYVRHAEATAASARDKGLLVHELDDKVRKSPKWYERLKKGEAVESPGPQSAQSVADSLQAVTSEMIARLMAKEAEAATEEAHV from the coding sequence GTGCACTGTCCGGGTTACCCACGGTGCCCGGATTACCCAGTTAGCCTTGGACGCGTAATACACCTGATCTTGGAGAGACACATGGCTGAGCCCTTCGAACGCATCAACCTCCAGCGGGTGATCGCGGTCATCAACGGCAAAGGGGGAGTCGGGAAGACCACCCTCACCGCCAATATCGGCGGAATGCTCGCCGCAAGCGGCTGGCGCACACTCGTGGTCGACCTGGACCACCAGGGGAACCTCGGACTGGACCTCGGCTATTCAGGCACAGCCATCGACGACGACGGCCAAGCGCTGTCCAAAGCGCTCACCTACCCCGACGACCTCGCCCACCCCGCCAGCAACGTTCGACCGAACCTCGACGTCCTCGTCGGCGGACGATTCATCGAGAACGCCGCAGCGACCCTCGTCAGTCAGTCGACCCGAGGCGGCGATTCCCTGCAGCAAGCACGACTGAGCCTGGCGCGTGTCCTCGACCGGATAGCGGGGGAATACGACGTCATCCTCCTGGACTGCCCGCCCGGGAACGACATCATCCAGTCCGCCGCTGTCGCCGCAGCCCGCTACATCCTCATCCCCGCGAAGACGGAGGACGCCTCGCGAAAGGGCCTGAAACTCACCGCCGAGCGGCTAGACCAGGTCATCGACCTCAACCCGGATCTGGATCTCCTCGGAGTAGTTCTCTTCGCCTCGGGAGCGTCGGCGAGTCGAGTCCGTGCAGATTTCGCAGCGAAGGTCGTCGCCGACCTCGGGGGAGAGGCCGCACGAGACGTCGTCTTCGAAAACTATGTCCGGCACGCGGAAGCCACCGCCGCCTCCGCACGTGACAAGGGACTGCTAGTGCATGAGCTCGACGACAAGGTGCGGAAGAGCCCGAAATGGTACGAGCGCCTCAAGAAGGGCGAGGCCGTCGAATCACCCGGACCTCAGTCGGCCCAGTCCGTCGCGGACAGCCTGCAAGCCGTCACAAGCGAGATGATCGCGCGACTCATGGCCAAGGAAGCCGAAGCAGCGACGGAGGAAGCTCATGTCTGA